In Saccharomyces cerevisiae S288C chromosome V, complete sequence, one DNA window encodes the following:
- the EDC2 gene encoding Edc2p (RNA-binding protein that directly activates mRNA decapping; binds mRNA substrate and enhances activity of decapping proteins Dcp1p and Dcp2p; has a role in translation during heat stress; protein increases in abundance and relocalizes to nucleolus and to nuclear foci upon DNA replication stress; EDC2 has a paralog, EDC1, that arose from the whole genome duplication), translating to MGSETKHSAKVKIVTRESPPSAKEHMRPTKTQILVPPTQSLPNGKKPNFGKSTKQRREPRERTSKTGHEDDKATMVTVNIDAFLHDKAPKKKSCKYKKKKTRQYQDRAAASIDSKPHVAGHTAFAGASFTTDIPHEAALPKPSFV from the coding sequence ATGGGTTCCGAGACAAAACATTCTGCAAAAGTCAAGATTGTCACAAGGGAAAGTCCTCCTTCCGCCAAGGAGCACATGCGCCCCACTAAAACTCAAATATTAGTTCCACCGACGCAGAGTTTGCCCAATGGCAAGAAACCAAACTTCGGTAAGTCTACAAAACAGCGGCGAGAACCTAGGGAACGCACCTCGAAGACGGGACACGAGGACGATAAGGCAACGATGGTCACTGTTAACATAGATGCCTTCCTACATGATAAGGCccctaaaaaaaaatcgtgcaaatacaagaagaagaaaacgaGACAGTACCAGGATAGGGCGGCGGCGTCGATCGATTCGAAACCGCACGTAGCTGGTCATACGGCCTTTGCCGGTGCTTCGTTCACAACAGATATCCCACATGAGGCAGCGCTACCCAAACCTAGTTTTGTTTGA
- the HVG1 gene encoding putative GDP-mannose transporter (hypothetical protein; HVG1 has a paralog, VRG4, that arose from the whole genome duplication): protein MIYTSSKSLQYLAVPIYTIFKNLTIILIAYGEVLFFGGKVTSMELTSFIMMVLSSVVATWGDQQAIAIKASSLEDLDQELVESTIFVLNPGYLWMFTNCISSALFVLIMRKRIRLTNFKDYDTMFYNNVLALPLLLVFSFIMEDWSTKNLSVNLSADSLAAMVISGLMSVGISYCSGWCVRVTSSTTYSMVGALNKLPIALAGLVFFDAPKNFLSFFSIFLGFLSGLLYAVAKQKKIQQQKVLAATLEK, encoded by the coding sequence ATGATTTATACGTCGTCAAAGAGCTTACAATACCTTGCCGTGCCCATCTACacaattttcaagaatCTGACGATCATTCTCATTGCTTATGGCGAGGTCCTCTTCTTTGGCGGAAAAGTCACTTCTATGGAGTTGACGTCATTTATTATGATGGTCCTTTCATCTGTAGTGGCCACCTGGGGCGATCAGCAGGCCATTGCAATCAAAGCATCATCTTTGGAGGATCTCGATCAGGAACTTGTTGAGTCAACCATCTTTGTGTTGAATCCGGGGTACCTCTGGATGTTCACCAATTGTATTTCGTCTGCATTGTTCGTTTTGATTATGCGGAAGAGAATTCGGCTGACTAACTTTAAAGACTATGATACTATGTTTTATAACAACGTTCTGGCATTGCCTTTGCTGCTAGTCTTTTCCTTCATTATGGAAGATTGGTCCACAAAGAATTTGTCTGTGAACTTGTCCGCCGACTCACTGGCAGCAATGGTCATCAGTGGGCTCATGTCCGTGGGGATATCGTACTGTTCCGGCTGGTGTGTTCGTGTAACTTCCTCTACAACGTATTCTATGGTTGGTGCTTTGAACAAATTGCCCATAGCGTTGGCGGGATTGGTGTTCTTTGACGCTccaaaaaactttttgtccttcttttctatctttCTAGGATTTCTGTCTGGCCTGCTGTACGCTGTGGCTaaacagaaaaagataCAACAGCAAAAAGTTCTAGCAGCTACTCTTGAGAAGTAG
- the GLN3 gene encoding nitrogen-responsive transcriptional regulator GLN3 (Transcriptional activator in nitrogen catabolite repression system; localization and activity regulated by quality of nitrogen source and Ure2p; full-length protein forms prion-like aggregates when overproduced), whose translation MQDDPENSKLYDLLNSHLDVHGRSNEEPRQTGDSRSQSSGNTGENEEDIAFASGLNGGTFDSMLEALPDDLYFTDFVSPFTAAATTSVTTKTVKDTTPATNHMDDDIAMFDSLATTQPIDIAASNQQNGEIAQLWDFNVDQFNMTPSNSSGSATISAPNSFTSDIPQYNHGSLGNSVSKSSLFPYNSSTSNSNINQPSINNNSNTNAQSHHSFNIYKLQNNNSSSSAMNITNNNNSNNSNIQHPFLKKSDSIGLSSSNTTNSVRKNSLIKPMSSTSLANFKRAASVSSSISNMEPSGQNKKPLIQCFNCKTFKTPLWRRSPEGNTLCNACGLFQKLHGTMRPLSLKSDVIKKRISKKRAKQTDPNIAQNTPSAPATASTSVTTTNAKPIRSRKKSLQQNSLSRVIPEEIIRDNIGNTNNILNVNRGGYNFNSVPSPVLMNSQSYNSSNANFNGASNANLNSNNLMRHNSNTVTPNFRRSSRRSSTSSNTSSSSKSSSRSVVPILPKPSPNSANSQQFNMNMNLMNTTNNVSAGNSVASSPRIISSANFNSNSPLQQNLLSNSFQRQGMNIPRRKMSRNASYSSSFMAASLQQLHEQQQVDVNSNTNTNSNRQNWNSSNSVSTNSRSSNFVSQKPNFDIFNTPVDSPSVSRPSSRKSHTSLLSQQLQNSESNSFISNHKFNNRLSSDSTSPIKYEADVSAGGKISEDNSTKGSSKESSAIADELDWLKFGI comes from the coding sequence ATGCAAGACGACCCCGAAAATTCGAAGCTGTACGACCTGCTGAATAGTCATCTGGACGTGCATGGTCGAAGTAATGAAGAGCCGAGACAAACTGGTGACAGTAGGAGCCAGAGTAGTGGCAACACCGGTGAAAACGAGGAGGATATAGCATTTGCCAGTGGATTAAACGGCGGCACATTCGACTCAATGCTGGAGGCACTGCCCGAtgatttatattttacGGACTTCGTGTCTCCTTTTACAGCAGCTGCCACGACCAGCGTGACTACTAAGACGGTCAAGGACACCACACCAGCTACCAATCATATGGATGATGATATTGCGATGTTTGATTCACTTGCCACAACTCAGCCCATCGACATAGCCGCATCCAACCAACAAAATGGTGAAATTGCACAACTTTGGGACTTTAACGTGGACCAATTCAACATGACGCCCAGCAACTCGAGCGGTTCAGCTACTATTAGTGCTCCTAACAGCTTTACTTCCGACATACCGCAATACAACCACGGTTCCCTCGGCAACAGCGTCTCCAAATCCTCACTGTTCCCGTATAATTCCAGCACGTCCAACAGCAACATCAACCAGCCATCTATCAATAACAACTCAAATACTAATGCGCAGTCCCACCATTCCTTCAACATCTACAAACTACAAAACAACAACTCATCTTCATCCGCTATGAACATtaccaataataataatagcaacAATAGTAATATCCAGCATCcttttctgaagaagagCGATTCGATAGGATTATCTTCATCCAACACAACAAATTCTGTAAGAAAAAACTCACTTATCAAGCCAATGTCGTCCACGTCCCTGgccaatttcaaaagagcTGCCTCAGTATCTTCCAGTATATCCAATATGGAACCATCAggacaaaataaaaaacctCTGATACAATGTTTCAATTGTAAAACTTTCAAGACACCGCTTTGGAGGAGAAGCCCAGAGGGGAATACTCTTTGCAATGCCTGCGGTCTTTTCCAGAAATTACATGGTACCATGAGGCCATTATCCTTAAAATCGGACGTTATCAAAAAGAggatttcaaagaagagagCCAAACAAACGGACCCAAACATTGCACAAAATACTCCAAGTGCACCTGCAACTGCCTCAACTTCAGTAACCACTACAAATGCTAAACCCATACGATCGAGGAAAAAATCACTACAACAAAACTCTTTATCTAGAGTGATACCTGAAGAAATCATTAGAGACAACATCGGTAATACTAATAATATCCTTAATGTAAATAGGGGAGGCTATAACTTCAACTCAGTCCCCTCCCCGGTCCTCATGAACAGCCAATCGTATAATAGTAGTAACGCAAATTTTAATGGAGCAAGCAATGCAAATTTGAATTCTAATAACTTAATGCGTCACAATTCGAACACTGTTACTCCTAATTTTAGAAGGTCTTCAAGACGAAGTAGTACTTCATCGAACACCTCAAGTTCCAGTAAATCTTCATCCAGATCTGTTGTTCCGATATTACCAAAACCTTCACCTAATAGCGCTAATTCACAGCAGTTCAACATGAACATGAACCTAATGAACACAACAAATAATGTAAGTGCAGGAAATAGTGTCGCATCCTCACCAAGAATTATATCGTCCGCAAACTTTAACTCAAATAGTCCTCTACAGCAGAAtctattatcaaattctttccaacGTCAAGGAATGAATATaccaagaagaaagatGTCGCGCAATGCATCGTACTCCTCATCGTTTATGGCTGCGTCTTTGCAACAACTGCACGAACAGCAACAAGTGGACGTGAATTCCAACACAAACACGAATTCGAATAGACAGAATTGGAATTCAAGCAATAGCgtttcaacaaattcaagatcatcaaattttgtCTCTCAAAAGccaaattttgatatttttaataCTCCTGTAGATTCACCGAGTGTCTCAAGaccttcttcaagaaaatcacATACCTCATTGTTATCACAACAATTGCAGAACTCGGAGTCGAATTCGTTTATCTCAAATCACAAATTTAACAATAGATTATCAAGTGACTCTACTTCACctataaaatatgaagcAGATGTGAGTGCAGGCGGAAAGATCAGTGAGGATAATTCCACAAAAGGATCTTCTAAAGAAAGTTCAGCAATTGCTGACGAATTGGATTGGTTAAAATTTGGTATATGA
- the ARB1 gene encoding ATP-binding cassette family ATPase ARB1 (ATPase of the ATP-binding cassette (ABC) family; involved in 40S and 60S ribosome biogenesis, has similarity to Gcn20p; important for disaggregation of ordered and disordered aggregates; shuttles from nucleus to cytoplasm, physically interacts with Tif6p, Lsg1p; human homolog ABCF2 can complement yeast ARB1 mutant), translating into MPPVSASKAKRDAKKAEREAKKAAAGKTIRKLGRKKEAAAEESEVDAAAREIKMMKLQQDKDGLSDRVVTGVLSSLETSRDIKLSSVSLLFHGKVLIQDSGLELNYGRRYGLLGENGCGKSTFLKALATREYPIPEHIDIYLLDEPAEPSELSALDYVVTEAQHELKRIEDLVEKTILEDGPESELLEPLYERMDSLDPDTFESRAAIILIGLGFNKKTILKKTKDMSGGWKMRVALAKALFVKPTLLLLDDPTAHLDLEACVWLEEYLKRFDRTLVLVSHSQDFLNGVCTNMIDMRAQKLTAYGGNYDSYHKTRSELETNQMKQYNKQQEEIQHIKKFIASAGTYANLVKQAKSRQKILDKMEADGLVQPVVPDKVFSFRFPQVERLPPPVLAFDDISFHYESNPSENLYEHLNFGVDMDSRIALVGPNGVGKSTLLKIMTGELTPQSGRVSRHTHVKLGVYSQHSQDQLDLTKSALEFVRDKYSNISQDFQFWRGQLGRYGLTGEGQTVQMATLSEGQRSRVVFALLALEQPNVLLLDEPTNGLDIPTIDSLADAINEFNGGVVVVSHDFRLLDKIAQDIFVVENKTATRWDGSILQYKNKLAKNVVL; encoded by the coding sequence ATGCCACCAGTATCTGCGTCAAAGGCCAAGAGAGATGCTAAGAAAGCTGAAAGAGAGGCTAAGAAAGCCGCTGCCGGTAAAACCATCAGAAAGCTAGGTAGAAAAAAGGAGGCTGCTGCTGAAGAATCGGAGGTAGATGCAGCCGCTAGAGAAATCAAGATGATGAAGTTGCAACAAGATAAGGATGGTCTTTCAGATCGTGTTGTCACTGGTGTTTTGAGTTCATTGGAGACTTCCCGTGATATCAAGCTATCTTCTGTTTCTTTACTGTTCCACGGTAAAGTTTTGATCCAAGATTCTGGTTTAGAATTAAACTACGGCCGTAGATATGGTCTTCTGGGAGAAAATGGTTGTGGTAAGTCAACATTCTTAAAGGCTCTTGCTACTAGAGAATATCCTATTCCTGAGCATAttgatatttatttattggACGAACCTGCGGAACCAAGTGAATTGTCGGCCTTGGACTACGTTGTCACTGAAGCTCAACAcgaattgaaaagaatagaaGACTTAGTCGAAAAGACTATCTTGGAAGATGGTCCTGAGTCCGAGTTATTAGAGCCTCTATATGAAAGAATGGACTCTTTGGATCCAGACACCTTTGAATCTAGAGCTGCTATCATTTTGATCGGTCTAGGTTTCAACAAGAAGAccattttgaagaaaaccAAAGATATGTCTGGTGGATGGAAAATGCGTGTTGCGTTGGCAAAAGCTCTTTTCGTTAAGCCAACTCTATTATTGTTGGATGATCCTACTGCGCATCTGGATTTGGAAGCTTGTGTTTGGTTagaagaatatttgaagAGATTTGACAGAACTTTAGTTTTGGTGTCCCACTCTCAAGATTTCTTGAACGGTGTTTGTACCAATATGATTGACATGAGAGCTCAAAAACTAACTGCTTACGGTGGTAACTATGATTCTTATCACAAGACAAGATCCGAATTGGAAACCAATCAAATGAAACAATACAATAAACAACAAGAGGAAATCCAacatattaaaaaattcattgcATCTGCTGGTACTTATGCTAACTTGGTGAAACAAGCTAAATCTagacaaaaaattttggacaAGATGGAAGCAGATGGTTTAGTCCAACCTGTCGTCCCTGACAAAGTTTTCTCATTTAGATTCCCACAAGTGGAAAGATTGCCACCACCAGTTTTAGCATTCGATGATATTTCATTTCATTATGAGAGCAACCCATCCGAAAACTTGTACGAACATTTGAACTTTGGTGTCGATATGGACTCACGTATTGCCCTTGTCGGACCAAATGGTGTTGGTAAATCCACATTGTTGAAGATTATGACCGGTGAATTGACCCCACAATCTGGCCGTGTTTCTAGACATACCCATGTCAAGTTGGGTGTCTACTCGCAACACTCTCAAGATCAACTGGACTTGACAAAATCTGCTTTAGAATTTGTCCGTGACAAGTACTCTAACATCTCACAAGATTTCCAATTCTGGAGAGGCCAACTAGGTCGCTACGGGCTAACCGGGGAAGGTCAAACCGTTCAAATGGCTACCTTGTCAGAAGGTCAACGTTCTCGTGTCGTCTTTGCTTTATTAGCTTTAGAACAACCAAATGTCCTACTATTAGATGAACCTACCAATGGTTTGGATATCCCAACCATCGACTCCTTGGCCGACGCCATCAACGAATTTAACGGTGGTGTCGTCGTCGTTTCGCATGATTTCAGATTATTAGACAAAATTGCCCAAGATATTTTCGTTGTGGAAAACAAGACCGCTACCAGATGGGACGGATCCATTTTGCAATATAAGAACAAATTGGCCAAGAACGTTGTTTTGTAA
- a CDS encoding uncharacterized protein (hypothetical protein; YER039C-A is not an essential gene) — protein MSKHKHEWTESVANSGPASILSYCASSILMTVTNKFVVNLDNFNMNFVMLFVQSLVCTVTLCILRIVGVANF, from the coding sequence ATGAGCAAGCATAAGCATGAATGGACGGAATCAGTGGCCAACTCTGGGCCGGCTTCAATCTTATCTTACTGCGCGTCCTCGATTTTGATGACAGTAACGAACAAATTCGTGGTTAACCTGGACAACTTTAACATGAACTTTGTGATGTTGTTTGTACAATCACTGGTGTGCACTGTGACGCTATGTATCCTACGAATTGTAGGCGTTGCTAATTTTTGA
- the PHM8 gene encoding bifunctional nucleotidase/lysophosphatidic acid phosphatase (Lysophosphatidic acid (LPA) phosphatase, nucleotidase; principle and physiological nucleotidase working on GMP, UMP and CMP; involved in LPA hydrolysis in response to phosphate starvation and ribose salvage pathway; phosphatase activity is soluble and Mg2+ dependent; expression is induced by low phosphate levels and by inactivation of Pho85p; repressed by Gcn4p under normal conditions; PHM8 has a paralog, SDT1, that arose from the whole genome duplication) has product MTIAKDYRTIYRNQIKKQIRLNQEHLQSLTHLGSQINFEVDPPKLPDPDPARKVFFFDIDNTLYRKSTKVQLLMQQSLSNFFKYELGFDDDEAERLIESYYQEYGLSVKGLIKNKQIDDVLQYNTFIDDSLPLQDYLKPDWKLRELLINLKKKKLGKFDKLWLFTNSYKNHAIRCVKILGIADLFDGITYCHYDRPIEEEFICKPDPKFFETAKLQSGLSSFANAWFIDDNESNVRSALSMGMGHVIHLIEDYQYESENIVTKDHKNKQQFSILKDILEIPLIMDVEVYRPSSIAIKEMEELEEEGEAVNWSNQQINVQSS; this is encoded by the coding sequence ATGACTATCGCTAAAGATTACAGAACAATTTATAGAAACCAAATCAAAAAGCAGATACGACTAAATCAGGAGCATTTGCAAAGCTTGACACATCTAGGCTCACAAATCAATTTCGAGGTGGATCCTCCCAAATTACCGGATCCGGATCCTGCTCGaaaagtatttttctttgatatcgATAACACTTTGTACAGAAAATCTACGAAGGTACAATTGCTCATGCAACAatcattatcaaatttctttaaatacGAATTGGGGTTTGACGACGATGAGGCAGAACGCCTAATCGAATCGTATTATCAAGAATATGGATTATCCGTGAAAGGTTTAATAAAGaataaacaaattgatGACGTCCTACAATATAATACATTCATCGATGATTCCTTACCTTTGCAAGACTATTTAAAGCCTGATTGGAAGTTAAGGGAGCTGCTGAtcaatttaaagaaaaagaagctcGGCAAATTTGACAAACTATGGCTGTTTACAAACTCGTACAAAAATCATGCCATCAGATGTGTTAAAATATTAGGTATTGCTGATCTATTTGACGGCATAACCTATTGCCACTACGACAGACCCATCGAGGAAGAATTCATTTGCAAGCCAGATCCAAAATTCTTCGAAACAGCTAAATTGCAAAGTGGGTTGTCGAGCTTTGCAAATGCCTGGTTTATTGATGACAACGAAAGCAATGTGCGGAGCGCGTTGAGCATGGGGATGGGCCATGTTATCCATTTGATAGAGGATTACCAATATGAGTCAGAAAATATTGTTACTAAGGACCACAAAAATAAGCAACAATTTTCCATATTGAAAGATATCCTTGAGATTCCATTGATAATGGACGTTGAAGTTTACCGTCCATCCTCTATTGCCATAAAGGAAATGGAAGAGTTGGAAGAGGAAGGGGAAGCAGTCAACTGGTCAAATCAACAGATCAATGTTCAGTCATCATGA
- the KRE29 gene encoding Smc5-Smc6 complex subunit KRE29 (Subunit of the SMC5-SMC6 complex; this complex is involved in removal of X-shaped DNA structures that arise between sister chromatids during DNA replication and repair; heterozygous mutant shows haploinsufficiency in K1 killer toxin resistance), translating to MGSVNSSPNEEFETVPDSQISGFDSPLIPTSVGSYFRDDDDDEKVHPNFISDPENDSLNSDEEFSSLENSDLNLSGAKAESGDDFDPILKRTIISKRKAPSNNEDEEIVKTPRKLVNYVPLKIFNLGDSFDDTITTTVAKLQDLKKEILDSPRSNKSIVITSNTVAKSELQKSIKFSGSIPEIYLDVVTKETISDKYKDWHFISKNCHYEQLMDLEMKDTAYSFLFGSSRSQGKVPEFVHLKCPSITNLLVLFGVNQEKCNSLKINYEKKENSRYDNLCTIFPVNKMLKFLMYFYSDDDNDDVREFFLKAFICLILDRKVFNAMESDHRLCFKVLELFNEAHFINSYFEIVDKNDFFLHYRLLQIFPHLQSALLRRRFSEKQGRTETIQQNIIKEFNEFFDCKNYKNLLYFILTMYGSKFIPFGPKCQVTEYFKDCILDISNETTNDVEISILKGILNLFSKIR from the coding sequence ATGGGAAGCGTGAACTCATCACCGAATGAAGAGTTTGAAACTGTGCCAGATTCACAAATTTCAGGGTTTGATTCTCCTTTGATACCGACTAGTGTGGGAAGTTACTTTCGcgatgacgatgacgatgagAAGGTGCATCCCAACTTTATTAGTGATCCTGAGAACGACAGTTTGAATAGCGACGAAGAGTTTTCTAGCCTAGAGAACAGCGATTTGAATCTTTCTGGTGCCAAGGCGGAGTCTGGAGACGATTTTGATCCAATCTTAAAAAGAACCATcatttccaaaagaaaggCACCAAGTAATAACGAGGATGAGGAGATTGTCAAGACACCCAGAAAATTAGTCAATTACGTacctttaaaaattttcaatctAGGTGATAGCTTCGACGATACGATCACTACTACAGTGGCCAAGCTACAAgacttgaaaaaagaaatattggATTCACCTAGAAGCAACAAAAGCATAGTTATTACTAGTAACACTGTAGCCAAAAGTGAGTTACAAAAAAGCATAAAGTTTTCTGGGTCTATCCCAGAAATTTATTTGGATGTGGTTACCAAGGAAACCATATCAGATAAATATAAAGATTGGCATTTCATCTCTAAAAACTGCCATTACGAGCAATTGATGGATTTGGAAATGAAAGATACGGCGTATTCATTCCTGTTTGGTAGTAGTAGATCGCAAGGAAAAGTTCCTGAATTTGTTCACTTGAAATGCCCAAGCATCACGAATTTACTGGTCTTATTTGGCGTCAATCAAGAAAAGTGTAACTCGttaaaaatcaactacgagaaaaaggaaaattctAGATATGATAATTTATGCACAATTTTCCCCGTTAACAAAATGCTCAAATTCCTAATGTATTTTTatagtgatgatgataatgatgatgttAGAGAATTCTTTCTGAAAGCCTTCATATGTTTAATCTTGGATAGAAAGGTTTTTAACGCTATGGAATCGGACCATAGACTGTGTTTTAAGGTCCTGGAATTATTTAATGAGGCACATTTCATAAATTCATATTTCGAAATTGTGGACAAGAAcgacttttttttacattaTAGGCTACTACAAATCTTCCCTCATTTACAAAGCGCCTTGCTCAGGAGACGCTTTAGTGAAAAGCAAGGTCGGACTGAAACTATACAGCAAAATATAATCAAAGAGTTTAAcgaattttttgattgtAAAAACTATAAAAATCTactatattttattttaacGATGTATGGCTCGAAATTTATTCCTTTTGGTCCCAAATGTCAAGTAACAgaatatttcaaagattGTATTTTGGATATTTCTAATGAAACGACAAATGATGTTGAAATTTCTATCCTGAAGGGAATAttaaatttgttttctaaAATCAGGTAA
- the FMP49 gene encoding Fmp49p (Mitochondrial hypothetical protein; almost completely overlaps ORF HVG1/YER039C), protein MYYFSRVAARTFCCCIFFCLATAYSRPDRNPRKIEKKDKKFFGASKNTNPANAMGNLFKAPTIEYVVEEVTRTHQPEQYDIPTDMSPLMTIAASESADKFTDKFFVDQSSIMKEKTSSKGNARTLL, encoded by the coding sequence ATGTACTACTTCTCAAGAGTAGCTGCTAGAACTTTTTGCTGTTGtatctttttctgtttAGCCACAGCGTACAGCAGGCCAGACAGAAATCCTAGaaagatagaaaagaaggacaaaaagttttttggAGCGTCAAAGAACACCAATCCCGCCAACGCTATGGGCAATTTGTTCAAAGCACCAACCATAGAATACGTTGTAGAGGAAGTTACACGAACACACCAGCCGGAACAGTACGATATCCCCACGGACATGAGCCCACTGATGACCATTGCTGCCAGTGAGTCGGCGGACAAGTTCACAGACAAATTCTTTGTGGACCAATCTTCCATAATGAAGGAAAAGACTAGCAGCAAAGGCAATGCCAGAACGTTGTTATAA